One genomic region from Prunus persica cultivar Lovell chromosome G3, Prunus_persica_NCBIv2, whole genome shotgun sequence encodes:
- the LOC18783644 gene encoding uncharacterized protein LOC18783644 encodes MEESSRGDYKSSRGSGSFKSTLSGRSSPRNSPSFRRLNSSRTPRREARSSGGVQWFRSNRLLFWLLLITLWAYLGFYFQSSWAHNNKENFLGFGNKASNGNSDTEQNARRDLLASDSSMAVKNETNQNQVKAGKSIDVVLTKKENGVSSRRSASSKKRSKKSARSLRGKVHGKQKKTVEVEGHETEEQELDIPKTNTSYGMLVGPFGFVEDRTLEWSPKTRSGTCDRKGDFARLVWSRRFLLIFHELSMTGAPLSMMELATELLSCGATVSAVVLSKKGGLMPELARRRIKVLEDKVEQSFKTAMKADLVIAGSAVCASWIDQYMDHFPAGASQIAWWIMENRREYFDRAKVVLNRVKMLAFLSESQSKQWLDWCEEEKIKLRSQPAVVPLSINDELAFVAGIGCSLNTPSSSTEKMLEKRQLLRDSVRKEMGLTDNDMLVMSLSSINPGKGQLLLLESARLVIEEPLKYNSKIKNPVRKRQARSTLARKHHLRALFQELNDDGVSSNELPLSNESDVQLNEPQKKKLRLRSLYTSFDDTGDLTFNVTHKRKVLSDNGGTLEQSVKFLIGSVGSKSNKVLYVKELLGFLSQHSNMSKSVLWTPATTRVAALYSAADVYVMNSQGLGETFGRVTIEAMAFGLPVLGTEAGGTTEIVEHNVTGLLHPVGHPGTRVLAENIRFLLKSPNARKQMGLKGREKVERMYLKRHMYKRFVDVLLKCMRPK; translated from the exons ATGGAGGAAAGCAGTAGGGGAGATTATAAGTCATCGAGGGGAAGTGGAagttttaagtctacattgtCAGGAAGATCAAGTCCGCGAAATTCTCCTTCATTTCGGAGATTGAATTCAAGCCGAACTCCACGGAGAGAAGCTAGAAGCAGCGGAGGTGTGCAGTGGTTTCGGAGCAATCGATTATTGTTTTGGTTGTTATTGATTACCCTTTGGGCTTAtcttggattttattttcagtCCAGTTGGGCTCATAACAACAAGGAGAACTTCTTGGGGTTTGGAAATAAAGCAAGCAATGGAAACTCAGACACTGAACAGAATGCGAGGAGAGATTTGCTTGCCAGTGACAGTTCTATGGCAGTTAAGAATGAGACCAACCAAAATCAAGTAAAAGCTGGTAAAAGCATAGATGTGGTTTTGACGAAAAAGGAGAATGGAGTTTCATCTCGTCGAAGCGCAAGTTCAAAGAAGAGGAGTAAAAAATCAGCTCGTAGTCTACGTGGTAAAGTGCATGGTAAGCAGAAGAAAACAGTGGAGGTTGAAGGCCATGAGACTGAGGAGCAGGAACTGGACATTCCTAAGACAAATACTTCTTATGGGATGCTTGTTGGTCCATTTGGCTTTGTAGAAGATAGAACGTTGGAATGGAGTCCTAAAACGCGGTCTGGAACCTGTGACAGGAAGGGGGACTTTGCACGTCTTGTTTGGTCTAGGAGATTTCTATTAATATTCCATGAACTTTCGATGACTGGGGCTCCACTTTCTATGATGGAGCTGGCAACAGAGCTTTTGAGCTGTGGAGCCACGGTTTCTGCTGTAGTTCTTAGCAAGAAGGGTGGCTTGATGCCAGAGCTAGCAAGGAGAAGAATCAAGGTGCTTGAGGACAAAGTAGAACAAAGCTTCAAAACTGCCATGAAGGCAGATCTAGTCATTGCCGGGTCAGCAGTGTGTGCATCATGGATTG ATCAATACATGGATCATTTTCCAGCTGGTGCAAGTCAAATTGCTTGGTGGATCATGGAAAACCGGAGAGAATACTTTGATCGGGCGAAGGTTGTGCTTAACCGAGTGAAAATGCTGGCTTTTCTATCAGAATCACAGTCTAAACAATGGCTAGATTGGTGcgaagaagaaaagattaagCTGAGGTCTCAGCCTGCAGTTGTACCACTCTCTATTAATGATGAGCTGGCCTTTGTAGCTGGCATAGGTTGTTCACTTAATACTCCATCTTCTAGTACTGAGAAGATGCTCGAGAAAAGGCAGTTATTGCGAGATTCAGTCAGAAAGGAAATGGGGTTAACAGACAATGATATGCTTGTGATGTCTCTGAGCAGTATAAACCCTGGAAAGGGGCAGCTCTTGCTTCTTGAATCAGCACGCTTGGTGATCGAAGAACCTCTGAAATATAATTCTAAGATAAAAAACCCAGTACGTAAACGCCAAGCCCGCTCTACCTTGGCTAGAAAACATCACTTGAGAGCTTTGTTTCAAGAGTTGAATGATGATGGTGTATCATCAAATGAATTACCACTGTCCAACGAATCTGATGTCCAGTTGAATGAaccccagaaaaaaaaattgcggTTACGTAGTCTCTATACCTCTTTTGATGATACAGGTGATTTGACCTTCAATGTCACTCATAAGAGGAAAGTGTTGTCGGATAATGGAGGAACACTGGAACAGTCTGTTAAATTTCTTATTGGTTCTGTTGGATCTAAGAGCAATAAGGTGCTTTATGTCAAAGAACTTTTAGGATTCCTATCTCAGCATTCAAACATGTCAAAGTCAGTGTTGTGGACTCCCGCAACCACACGTGTAGCTGCATTATACTCTGCAGCTGATGTTTATGTCATGAACTCTCAG GGACTGGGAGAAACTTTTGGGAGAGTTACAATTGAAGCCATGGCATTCGGTCTTCCG GTGCTTGGAACAGAAGCTGGAGGTACAACAGAGATTGTTGAACACAATGTAACAGGTCTGCTGCATCCTGTTGGGCATCCCGGAACTCGTGTCCTTGCTGAAAATATCCGGTTTTTGCTTAAAAGCCCAAATGCAAGGAAGCAAATGGGATTgaaaggaagagagaaagtAGAGAGGATGTACTTAAAGCGCCACATGTACAAGAGATTTGTAGACGTTCTTCTCAAGTGCATGAGACCCAAATAA
- the LOC18783656 gene encoding structure-specific endonuclease subunit SLX1 isoform X2: MQKKDDSSHAVELSQPPLQRPHLYLIHSEPTASYKTAKWCNSARCLEMVLCIYVYQFEWAWQHPTVSKAVRQAAASFKSLGGVVSKIKLAYTMLTLPPWQRSPSRKIALETIKQGLA; the protein is encoded by the exons ATGCAGAAGAAGGACGATTCTTCGCATGCTGTTGAGCTCTCGCAGCCCCCGCTACAAAGGCCACACCTATATTTG ATTCACAGTGAACCCACGGCGTCGTATAAGACAGCAAAATGGTGCAATAGCGCAAGGTGCTTGGAGATGGTCTTGTGCATCTATGTTTACCAG TTTGAATGGGCCTGGCAGCACCCAACTGTATCGAAGGCAGTTAGGCAGGCTGCTGCAAGCTTTAAATCACTGGGAGGGGTTGTCAGTAAGATCAAACTTGCATACACCATGCTCACTCTCCCTCCTTGGCAGAG GAGTCCAAGCAGGAAGATTGCTCTGGAGACAATCAAACAGGGGCTTGCataa
- the LOC18783656 gene encoding structure-specific endonuclease subunit SLX1 isoform X3, with protein MQKKDDSSHAVELSQPPLQRPHLYLIHSEPTASYKTAKWCNSARCLEMVLCIYVYQFEWAWQHPTVSKAVRQAAASFKSLGGVVSKIKLAYTMLTLPPWQRETLCFRIPP; from the exons ATGCAGAAGAAGGACGATTCTTCGCATGCTGTTGAGCTCTCGCAGCCCCCGCTACAAAGGCCACACCTATATTTG ATTCACAGTGAACCCACGGCGTCGTATAAGACAGCAAAATGGTGCAATAGCGCAAGGTGCTTGGAGATGGTCTTGTGCATCTATGTTTACCAG TTTGAATGGGCCTGGCAGCACCCAACTGTATCGAAGGCAGTTAGGCAGGCTGCTGCAAGCTTTAAATCACTGGGAGGGGTTGTCAGTAAGATCAAACTTGCATACACCATGCTCACTCTCCCTCCTTGGCAGAG GGAAACTCTTTGCTTTAGGATACCACCATAA
- the LOC18783656 gene encoding structure-specific endonuclease subunit SLX1 isoform X1 — MQKKDDSSHAVELSQPPLQRPHLYLIHSEPTASYKTAKWCNSARCLEMVLCIYVYQFEWAWQHPTVSKAVRQAAASFKSLGGVVSKIKLAYTMLTLPPWQRYHLILSYYLPCELSMDEYTYA, encoded by the exons ATGCAGAAGAAGGACGATTCTTCGCATGCTGTTGAGCTCTCGCAGCCCCCGCTACAAAGGCCACACCTATATTTG ATTCACAGTGAACCCACGGCGTCGTATAAGACAGCAAAATGGTGCAATAGCGCAAGGTGCTTGGAGATGGTCTTGTGCATCTATGTTTACCAG TTTGAATGGGCCTGGCAGCACCCAACTGTATCGAAGGCAGTTAGGCAGGCTGCTGCAAGCTTTAAATCACTGGGAGGGGTTGTCAGTAAGATCAAACTTGCATACACCATGCTCACTCTCCCTCCTTGGCAGAGGTATCATCTTATCTTGTCTTATTATCTTCCTTGTGAGTTGTCAATGGATGAATATACATATGCTTGA